A window of the Neofelis nebulosa isolate mNeoNeb1 chromosome 13, mNeoNeb1.pri, whole genome shotgun sequence genome harbors these coding sequences:
- the SEC24C gene encoding protein transport protein Sec24C isoform X2 codes for MNVNQSAPPVPPFGQPQPVYPGYHQSSYGGQPGSTAPPTSYGAYNGPVPGYQQTPPPGVSRAPPSSEAPPASTAQAPCGQAAYGQFGQGDVQNGPSSTVQMQRFPGSQPFGSVPLAPVVSQPAVLQPFGPPPTSAQVTGQLAGMQISGAVAPALPPVGLGYGPPTSLASASGSFPNSGLYGSYPQGQAPPLSQGQGHLGAQPPQRSAPPQASSFTSPASGGPRMPSMTGPLLPGQGFGGPSVSQPNHVSSPPPQALPPGSQMTGPPGPPPPMHSSQQPGYQLQQNGSFGPARGPQPNYGSPYPGASTFGSQPGPPQPLPPKRLDPDAIPSPIQVIEDDRNNRGSEPFVTGVRGQVPPLVTTNFLVKDQGNASPRYIRCTSYNIPCTSDMAKQAQVPLAAVIKPLARLPPEEASPYVVDHGESGPLRCNRCKAYMCPFMQFIEGGRRFQCCFCSCINDVPPQYFQHLDHTGKRVDAYDRPELSLGSYEFLATVDYCKNNKFPSPPAFIFMIDVSYNAIRSGLVRLLCEELKSLLDFLPREGGAEESAIRVGFVTYNKVLHFYNVKSSLAQPQMMVVSDVADMFVPLLDGFLVNVSESRAVITSLLDQIPEMFADTRETETVFAPVIQAGMEALKAAECAGKLFLFHTSLPIAEAPGKLKNRDDRKLINTDKEKTLFQPQTGAYQTLAKECVAQGCCVDLFLFPNQYVDVATLSVVPQLTGGSVYKYACFQVENDQERFLSDLRRDVQKVVGFDAVMRVRTSTGIRAVDFFGAFYMSNTTDVELAGLDGDKTVTVEFKHDDRLNEESGALLQCALLYTSCAGQRRLRIHNLALNCCTQLADLYRNCETDTLINYMAKFAYRGVLNSPVKTVRDTLITQCAQILACYRKNCASPSSAGQLILPECMKLLPVYLNCVLKSDVLQPGAEVTTDDRAYVRQLVTSMDVAETNVFFYPRLLPLTKSPIESATEPPAVRASEERLSNGDIYLLENGLNLFLWVGASVQQGVVQSLFSVSSFSQITSGLSVLPVLDNPLSKKVRGLIDSLRAQRSRYMKLIVVKQEDKLEMLFKHFLVEDKSLSGGASYVDFLCHMHKEIRQLLS; via the exons GTTCCCTGGGTCTCAGCCATTTGGGTCAGTCCCATTGGCCCCTGTGGTCAGCCAGCCAGCTGTGCTTCAGCCCTTTGGCCCTCCCCCGACAAGTGCACAGGTGACTGGTCAGCTGGCAGGAATGCAGATCAGTGGTGCTGTGGCTCCAGCCCTTCCCCCTGTGGGGCTGGGCTATG GCCCACCAACATCGCTGGCCTCAGCCTCAGGAAGTTTCCCCAACTCTGGTCTGTATGGCTCCTATCCTCAGGGCCAGGCTCCTCCCCTTAGCCAGGGCCAGGGTCATCTTGGGGCCCAGCCTCCCCAGCGATCTGCCCCACCACAGGCCTCCAGCTTCACATCCCCAGCTTCAGGGGGTCCTCGGATGCCTTCGATGACTGGTCCACTCCTGCCTGGACAGGGTTTTGGGGGGCCCTCTGTGAGCCAGCCCAACCATGTGTCCTCACCTCCTCCTCAAGCTCTGCCTCCTGGCAGCCAGATGACTGGGCCCCCAGGACCACCACCACCTATGCACTCCTCCCAGCAGCCAGGCTATCAGCTGCAACAAAATG GTTCCTTTGGACCAGCCAGGGGCCCTCAGCCCAATTATGGAAGTCCCTACCCAGGAGCATCCACTTTTGGCAGTCAGCCTGGGCCTCCTCAACCACTGCCTCCTAAGCGCCTGGATCCTGATGCCATCCCAAGCCCT ATTCAGGTTATTGAGGATGACAGGAACAACCGGGGTTCAGAGCCATTTGTTACTGGAGTACGGGGCCAGGTGCCACCCTTAGTCACCACCAACTTCCTGGTGAAAGACCAAG GGAATGCAAGTCCCCGATACATCCGATGCACATCCTATAATATCCCTTGCACATCTGACATGGCTAAACAGGCCCAGGTGCCTCTAGCAGCTGTCATCAAGCCACTGGCAAGGCTGCCACCAGAGGAG GCTTCACCGTATGTCGTGGACCATGGGGAATCTGGCCCTTTGCGCTGCAATCGCTGCAAAGCATATATGTGCCCCTTCATGCAATTCATTGAGGGAGGGAGGCGCTTCCAGTGCTGCTTTTGCAGTTGTATCAATGATG TTCCCCCCCAGTATTTTCAACATTTGGATCATACCGGCAAACGTGTGGATGCTTATGACCGTCCTGAGCTATCGTTGGGCTCTTATGAATTCTTGGCCACTGTAGATTACTGCAAG AACAATAAGTTTCCCAGCCCTCCTGCCTTTATCTTCATGATTGATGTCTCCTACAATGCCATCAGAAGTGGTCTTGTTAGGCTCCTCTGTGAGGAGCTCAAGTCACTGTTAGATTTTCTACCTAG GGAGGGTGGAGCAGAAGAGTCAGCAATCCGTGTTGGCTTTGTCACCTATAATAAGGTGCTCCACTTCTACAATGTGAAAAGCTCACTGGCCCAGCCACAGATGATGGTTGTATCGGATGTGGCTGACATGTTTGTGCCACTGCTGGATGGCTTCCTGGTCAATGTCAGTGAGTCTCGGGCAGTCATCACCAG CTTATTGGACCAGATTCCTGAAATGTTTGCAGacacaagagagacagagacagtatttGCTCCAGTTATCCAGGCTGGGATGGAGGCTCTAAAG GCTGCTGAGTGTGCAGGGAAGCTGTTTCTGTTCCACACCTCCCTGCCCATTGCAGAGGCCCCAGGGAAACTGAAGAACAGAGACGACAGGAAGTTGATCAACACAGACAAGGAGAAG ACTCTGTTCCAGCCTCAGACAGGTGCCTATCAGACCCTGGCCAAAGAGTGTGTGGCCCAAGGCTGCTGTGTagacctcttcctcttccctaaCCAGTATGTGGATGTGGCCACGCTCTCTGTTGTACCCCAGCTCACTGGTGGCTCTGTCTACAAATATGCTTGCTTTCAG GTGGAGAATGACCAGGAACGGTTCCTGAGTGACCTGCGTCGGGACGTACAGAAGGTTGTTGGCTTTGATGCTGTGATGCGTGTTCGGACAAGCACTG GTATCCGtgctgtagatttctttggggcTTTCTACATGAGCAACACAACAGATGTGGAGCTGGCTGGGCTGGACGGGGACAAGACGGTGACTGTGGAGTTCAAGCATGATGATCGGCTCAATGAAGAGAGTGGAGCCCTCCTGCAG TGTGCTCTGCTCTACACCAGCTGTGCAGGGCAGCGACGGCTCCGCATCCACAACCTGGCCCTGAACTGCTGCACCCAGCTGGCTGATCTGTATCGAAACTGTGAGACTGACACACTCATCAACTACATGGCCAAGTTTG CGTACCGGGGGGTCCTAAATAGCCCTGTGAAGACTGTTCGTGACACTCTCATCACTCAGTGTGCCCAGATCCTGGCCTGTTACAGAAAGAATTGTGCCAGCCCCTCCTCTGCAGGACAG TTGATCCTTCCTGAGTGCATGAAGCTACTCCCAGTTTACCTGAACTGTGTGTTGAAGAGTGATGTCCTGCAGCCTGGAGCTGAAGTCACTACTGATGACCGTGCCTACGTCCGACAGCTGGTTACCTCCATGGATGTGGCTGAGACCAATGTCTTCTTTTATCCTCGGCTCCTACCATTG ACAAAGTCTCCCATTGAGAGTGCCACTGAACCACCAGCAGTTCGAGCATCTGAAGAGCGTCTGAGCAATGGGGATATATACTTGCTGGAGAATGGGCTCAACCTCTTCCTGTGGGTGGGAGCAAGTGTCCAACAGGGTGTTGTCCAGAGCCTCTTCAGTGTCTCCTCCTTCAGTCAGATCACCAGTGGCTTG AGTGTTCTGCCAGTTCTGGATAATCCACTGTCCAAGAAGGTGCGAGGCCTCATTGATAGCTTAAGGGCACAGAGGTCACGGTACATGAAG CTTATCGTGGTGAAACAGGAGGACAAGCTGGAGATGCTGTTCAAGCACTTCCTGGTGGAAGAcaagagcttgagcgggggagcaTCCTATGTGGACTTTCTCTGTCATATGCACAAGGAAATTCGGCAGCTACTGAGCTAG